The Anaeromyxobacter sp. Fw109-5 genomic interval TCCCGCGGAGGACCCCGCGGCGTGGCTCGAGCGAGTCGAGCGCGAGCCGGACCCCGCCCGCAGGATGCGCAGGCGGCTCGTCGACGACGCCGTCGTGCACGTCGTCGATCTAGACCCCGCCGAGTCGGACTGGCTGTCACGGCGCGTGCGTGGCGACGACGGCGCGCCGCTCGCGATGGCGTTCGGCCTCAGGGTGGAACGGCGGGCCGAGGGCGCTGCGTTCGTGGTTCCCGAGGAGGCGTTCCGGCATCTCCACGAGCTCGGGCCCGTCGCGTTCCCCGCTCCCGGAACCGTGCCTCACGCGGCCCTCCTGCTCTCGCAGGCCGCCTCGCTGAAGGGGGCGCTCGGCTCCACGACGGAAGGGCCGGGACCGGGCTGGAGAGGGCTCCGCGAGGACGACGTCGTCGAGGAGCTCCGGCGTCTCGCGGGGTCGCGCGCCGACGGTCGCGGTGGCTGGCGGCGCGAGCTGGCGGACGATCCGCGGCGGCTCGCGGAAGCGGTGCAGGGTCTCCTCTGGGCCCTCGATCTCGTCCGCCTGGGCGCGAACGGCGGAGGCGGCACGTGGTGGTGGTTCTCGCCGGCGACCGCGCGGTGGTCCGCGCCACCGGACCCGAAGGCGAGCAAGCGCGCGGAGGCGCTCGCGTTCGACTTCGATACCGATGGGAGCTCGGAATGAACGCTGCGCCGCAGATGCCGGAGGTCGCCGCGCCGAAGGGGCAGGCGGGCGCGCCGGACAGGTTCGGGCGCCGGTGGCGTCTCGTCGGCGCTGGCCTGAGCAACGTCTGGCGCTTCGGAGATCTCGAGCTGCCGGCAGCGAGCGGGCGGCTCCTGCTCCGCGGGTTGAACGGGACCGGGAAGACGACCGCGCTCGAGGCGCTCTGGCCGTACCTGCTCGACCTGAACGCGACGCGGCTCGCGGCGGGCAAGGCGCGGCCGACGAGCCTCTCGTCGCTCATGCGAGAGGGGGCGGCCGGCAAGCGCCGGTTCGGGTACGCATGGCTGACGCTCTGCGGTCCCGGGGACGAGGGCGTCTGGTCGTACGGCGTGAGGCTCCAGTTCTCCGAAGGCGGATCGCCGCCCGTCCGCGTCGTCCCGTTCGCGGTGCCGGGCCGCCCGCTTCACGACCTCGCGCTCTACGTCGAGGGGAGGACGCCGCTCACGGCGGAGCAGTTCGAGCACGAGGTCATCCGCTGCCGCGGGCAGGTCTTCGCGGACGAGGACGCGTACGTGGCGCACCTCTCCGCCCGCCTGTTCGCCGTGGCAAACACCGAGCCGGTGATCACGCTCGCGACACGGCTCCGGCAGGTACGCAACCCGACGTTGCTCGGGGAGGTGTCACCGCAGGCCGCGGCGGACGCCCTCCGCGAGTCGCTGCCCGGCGTGGCGGACGAAGTCGTCGCCGCGACCGCCGAAGCGCTGGCCGAGTCGGAGTCGACACGGCAGGCGTTCGCGAAGGACCGGGAGGCGTCGGAGCTGCTCGGCGAGTTCGGTGCGGCGTGGTGCGCGCACGCGGCGGAGGTCGTCACGGGCGCGCACTCCGCGGCGCTCGAGGCCGCGAAGAAGGTGCGCGCGTGTCAGGGGCAGCTCAAGACGCGCGGCACCGAACACGAGAAGGCGCACGCCGAGCTCGAGACGGCCGCGTCGGCCGTCCGGCGCCTCGAAGGCGCCGTGGCGGACGCGGAGGCCGAGGTCCGAGCGCTCGAGGCCCACCAGGCGTACCAGGATGCGGGGCGGCTCGCCGACCTCAGGACCACGCTCGACGTCCGCGCTCGGGCGAGCGACGCCGCGGCCAGAGCGATGCAGGGAGCGGCGCGGGCCGCCGTGTCGCGAGGCGAGTCGCTCCGCCGCGAGCTCGACAACCTCATCGAGGACGTGAACGAGTGCGTGGCCGACGCGGTCGAGGGGGGGAGCACGCGCCGGCCGCCGATCCTGTCGTGGACCGACGCTCCACGGCCGGTGCTTCGCGCGGGTGCGGTGACGGCGGACGCGGGTCCCGAGCTCGTGATCCACGGCACTCCGGATCTCCTGAAGACCACCGCCGCCTCCTGGAACGAGACCGCCGACGCCCGCGCGCGAGAGTCGGACGCGGCGGCGCTCGCGCTCTCCGACCGCAGGACGGCGCAAGTGGCCGAGGC includes:
- a CDS encoding TIGR02678 family protein is translated as MSESDRLDVAGGANGGPDDEPRSSEHSRRRRWAPEASTETAAVLRLLAVRPWLVSGRDDEGIAAVRRNLPAVRDALSRLGWVLVVERDLVRLRKSPPARLGAWAADGPTPLQASWFFLLVAGAESVAPRVGLAQLVAAARAAAAEAGLPVTHDIAERRAIVRALRMLDERAVVVQVDGELDGFIEDEDAPVLLAVHHARLAHVIANFGPGDPAEDPAAWLERVEREPDPARRMRRRLVDDAVVHVVDLDPAESDWLSRRVRGDDGAPLAMAFGLRVERRAEGAAFVVPEEAFRHLHELGPVAFPAPGTVPHAALLLSQAASLKGALGSTTEGPGPGWRGLREDDVVEELRRLAGSRADGRGGWRRELADDPRRLAEAVQGLLWALDLVRLGANGGGGTWWWFSPATARWSAPPDPKASKRAEALAFDFDTDGSSE